The DNA segment GACTAGTACAACGACAGCGGGTGCTGCAGAAGAATTTGTCTTCATAATGAAGAAGCTGGGAAGAGCCCTGATTGTTGGTGAAGTAACCAGTGGTGGATGTCATCCTCCTCAAACATACCACGTGGACGACACCAATCTCTACCTCACCGTCCCCACCAGCAGATCAGACAGCTCTCAGGGGGCCTCCTGGGAGGGAGCTGGGGTCGTTCCTCACATAGAGGTTGCTGCTGACGAGGCTCCAGACAAAGCCAAGGAAATACTGAACAACCATTTACATGCTAGAAATTGAGTGGTGGTATTAAGGGCATTATGATCTGTGGGTTTTTATGCATGAAGAGAAATTGGATTAATTGACCTTAGTCTGTTTTTGTTGATTTTCTATTTGGTGACTAGTTTGTCAAACTGCGAACAAAAATGAATGTAGTGCAGTTTACTTCTAACAATATTTACAAAAACCTTTTAGTGTTTAGTGTACAATTATTCAGTTGTCTGTTAGtagaaacattttatttagaattcATAAAATGTGTTGATATTTTTGTTGTCGACAAAGAAGTTATAAATTGTATTACTTCACTTTATGTCTTTGAAAAGAGAGCAAAACAAGCAGAGAAAACACAATCCCCGGTACCTGAGCTGAACCGTCTCTAAAATGCGATGGCCTTTCGGATGCTCGTTGCTTCTCATGGTGGGGGTTGTAATTGCATTACAAAAACTGTAACCGGGTCTGAAAATGTAAAAACAGatcattcattttattaaatatttgtcATCTCCATGCTGTATTCTTTCTGTGTACTACAGGTTTTATGcaatttcaacaacaaaaaaatatatgtggaattTGCAGACAGACATCTGCACTGAATCCTACAGGCCAGactttttttgtcttttactttGACAGTATAAGGAATTCATTTGAACTCTATACGCTGCTACAGCtggatttttaaaaagcattttacagcaccaggtaATCCTCCAGGATTGCATCACACTCATTTTTAGGTGTAATCCCAGGATTACCTCGGATAGGTGATTGAAACAATACAGGGTGATTCCACAGGGAtgtaataaaatccagctgtggcttatcccattATATAGGTTGGTAAAAcccaccttgtttttttttttaattaggttgtTTAATATATAAAACTTATGCATTTGTTGTACTTCAAACACTAGCATGTTTGATAGGGCCTGCTAAGGCGTGTAGCACATTTCTCATGATGTGCATCCCAAATAGCtaataatatttagttttttgtgtCAAAGCACACAAACCACTGTGTATGCTGTAGTGCTAACAGCATTACTGCCAAAGAAAGGACAAAAAGATCCCAGCATGCCTGCTGTCCAACCACTGAGCACAATTCAAAGGTCATGTGCCAAAAAACATGGTATTTAGCATGCATTTCCATCACATAGTAAACAGATGAGGAAGCATATAGTGGTATCTTACAAAACTGTCTGAATGTAGGAAGAAGACAAAACACTAGACAAAAGACTGATATTGAAACTTGGCTTTGATTGTATGAATGCACTTTCTAAAAGTATGTATAATTAAAAAGGCATGTAATCCTGATATCGGTGTGATACAAATaacataaatgtgttaatattgtaTGGCTTATATCGTATGGAAATTTTATCACAATTCTGATTCAGATGGTAGTTTTATCTCGATCCATCAATTAATATAATGTCTCTATAGATTACCTTACACTAAAACTGTCAACATTATTAACTatcaaatacatcattttattatgttTGATGAGCAGTTCACAACATTGTTTCTACATACATGATTATAAAACCACTTTATGTCACATTAATAAACTTGTACACTGTTCAACGTACAGAAGGATAGGCCAGGGTATCTGCATTTCTAtagaaaattaaatgaatttgAAAATATTTAGGAAGTATGTTCAAATTAATTATGGATCTCTTCCATCTCTTTTTAAACTCTTTAAAATCTACCAGTTAAACATATATTCTTTTAATATAACTGAAATTCATAGATATTTAAAATATTGTGAATTACATGTTAAGCCAAATTACCAAAAACAAGTCTTTTGGGAACCTTTTAAATAGGCTAATAACAGGCGATAAATGATTTGAGGTAAGCatcatttataaatgtaattttataaaagCTATGAGGATCTCTAGGATCAATTGGACATATTAATCCCAACAAATACATGAGAGACTGGGAAGATTAAacaatttaataaatgtatactTTGTTTGCTTTTCAGTGCCACAATGTGTCCTACTGTGTTTCCAAGCCATTGAAATTCCTGAAGCAGTTATTTTATGAGCAGTTAGAATGCAGTAATGTGTTTACTATGTCCATAAATCCTACTGGCATAACCACATCCAAAATGTATTCAagattaatttttatttaattttaagcaGGTTCGCAATAGTGTTTCTGAAATATGTTATCAGTTAGGTTTGCTTTCAGAAATCCAGTCACGTTAAATTAATTGTGAGATGTCATGTGTCTTGATAAGTGGTGACGTTCCCTGAAAAACTCATGACATATCGGGCATGTGAGTTTTTCTTCCCTTCTCCTCTTGATCTGTGCTTCAGCCACAAATTCCTTTTTATGATGTGATCTCATGTGAAAAACCAAATCAGACGTCATCCGAAAAGACAGATTGCATTTAGCACACCAGTTCTGTGCTGCAACCCCAAAAGAAGTAAAGGAAGATGGAAGCAGTGTAAGGGAAGAACTGGTCTGCAACTGCCGGGTCCAGCGTTCTGAAGGATACGTAAAGGAGTTGTTTCTGGTGGACTGCAATGACTGTGAGTTCGTAAAAtcccttgttaataatttggtTCCCAAGAGACTGCCATAGCCCAAAATATTATCCCGAGTAATGGAATCGGACAATTCCCCAAGGCGTTCTGTGGAACCGTTTAAGGTGTGGGGTGGTTGCATGGAAGAGTCATTTAACCGTCTATTATTTGGTTTGCAGAAAGCACTTTTTTGTTCTTCTCTGGCACCCTTAGGCAATACAAAGGAAAAGGCACTTCCACTTGAATGTAAAACGGAGCCCGTTAGTAAATGACCCTGTCCAGTTTGATTAGGACCTCTTTCCTCAACTGGCTCGTGTGTCTTTTCATGTTTCATTTTTTCCTTTACCCTTCTAACCTCGGTAAACGCACTCTGCTTGTCTTCTGCAACACCCTTCTTAAACAGACATTTGTCAGCACTGAGTTTCAAAACTGAAGCCGACAATTCTGGGACAACATTGTGACTGCCCCTGTTCATAAAAGCGATGTTATGGTGATTAGAAATGTTTCTTTTCTCCAGTAAAACACTCTTTTTGTGTGATTTTGTGCTTTCCAGATCATCGGGTTTTCTTTTCTTACCAGAGAAATTGGAAGTGTCCTCATTTGTATTGGATTTGTTATGTTCCAGACCCCGGGCAATATTATGAAAATCGGTGGTGTCGTGCTTTTTGAGCTTTATTTCCATTGCTTTACGGACCTGTAAGTCCCTGCTGTGTAAAAAATGATTTCCTTGAACACAGAGGAAGCGAGTGTGTGCCAAATATGGAT comes from the Acipenser ruthenus chromosome 13, fAciRut3.2 maternal haplotype, whole genome shotgun sequence genome and includes:
- the LOC117417916 gene encoding PR domain zinc finger protein 8-like, with amino-acid sequence MEHSYLLKTLWANDNKFLHHHVADLLTSVHVTQDLPEGVTFGPCILQNSFYDTIAFIALKCSDKISKSYVFRVDAEAIKSSPNVLSWLRLVQAATNNKEQNLEAFLKSGQLYFRSIRSISKDEELLVWYDQELSHLLGFNDIKGQTPAQGFRCMICDQPFKNEYPYLAHTRFLCVQGNHFLHSRDLQVRKAMEIKLKKHDTTDFHNIARGLEHNKSNTNEDTSNFSGKKRKPDDLESTKSHKKSVLLEKRNISNHHNIAFMNRGSHNVVPELSASVLKLSADKCLFKKGVAEDKQSAFTEVRRVKEKMKHEKTHEPVEERGPNQTGQGHLLTGSVLHSSGSAFSFVLPKGAREEQKSAFCKPNNRRLNDSSMQPPHTLNGSTERLGELSDSITRDNILGYGSLLGTKLLTRDFTNSQSLQSTRNNSFTYPSERWTRQLQTSSSLTLLPSSFTSFGVAAQNWCAKCNLSFRMTSDLVFHMRSHHKKEFVAEAQIKRRREEKLTCPICHEFFRERHHLSRHMTSHN